ATTTTCATAGTTAAAATAGTATAATTATCCTCCCCAACCATAGATGGTTGAGTTAGTCACTTGTAAAAAAAAAATCATTGATTGATTATTATTATCAGTTAATTCTTAAGGCTCTTTTCGTAAACATTGTAGCTTTTAGGTCGTCTTTTGAGAATAAATAAGCTTTTTGGGACAAATTTATTTGTCCCAATGGCTAATTTATACCCAAAAGCTTCAGGCAAAGCGTGAAGAACCAAGCATTCGCTTGGTTACGACCTAAAAGCAAAAGCTAATAGCAACAATCTTTTAGAAAAGAGCCATTCTTAAGTATGTAAGGTCTTTTCTGTTGTATGTGTTTTAGTTAGAAAAGAATCCAGAGAACATAATCTTCAAGTTAGTTTACATGATTATTTATCGTAAACAATGTTACTTTTTAGGTCGTCTAGAACGTCTCCTTAAAAAAGTAAGCCGTTGAATGAATGATCACAACGGCTAATTTTTCTTTTACGTAAAGGACTGAAGAGCAGAGTTTTTCGCTATCAACCGCAACAATCTTTAGAAAAGATTTAAATATACGAATGATTGGCTAGTAATTGTAAGAACCTTTCATCTAATTAAAACTTGCTTCTTTTTCAATATAAATACTTCGACTTGGAAAGGCCACAGAAACAGATTCTTCTTCAAGAATTTCCATTATCTTAAAATTTACATCTTCTTTCACAGCTAAGAACTCACCCCATAGTGTGGTTTTCGTAAAGAAATAAATAAAGACATCTAAACTACTTTCACTAAAAAGATCAAAACGAACAAAAATTGTTTCCTGATCAATATCTGGATGATTTCTGAGCATGTCTTCTATTTTTTTCGAGCAGACTTCTAGCTTTTCTTTTGATGTTGTGTAAGTGACACCTAAATGAAAAGAAATCCTCCGTTTACCCATTTTAGTCCAATTGGTAATTGGTTCATTTGAGAGTGTTGAATTTGGAACCGTAACAACTGCTTGAGCAAATGTACGAACCTTTGTACTTCTAAATGTAATATCCTCGACAGTGCCTTCTACACTTGGCGTTTTAATCCAGTCTCCAATC
The nucleotide sequence above comes from Anaerobacillus sp. CMMVII. Encoded proteins:
- a CDS encoding mechanosensitive ion channel family protein, which encodes MAKKTPTDILTNIFVAFESPLRLFFVGIGFYLAFMYLPFEEKSNEVIIQIYRTFIIFLIGYGLFNLSATTSVIFQKVGAKLDLEVDEILLPFLSKLVRVIIVALIISIIAGEWGYDVNGFIAGLGLGGLAFALAAKDAIANLFGGVIIITEKPFSIGDWIKTPSVEGTVEDITFRSTKVRTFAQAVVTVPNSTLSNEPITNWTKMGKRRISFHLGVTYTTSKEKLEVCSKKIEDMLRNHPDIDQETIFVRFDLFSESSLDVFIYFFTKTTLWGEFLAVKEDVNFKIMEILEEESVSVAFPSRSIYIEKEASFN